A genomic stretch from Candidatus Bathyarchaeota archaeon includes:
- a CDS encoding zinc metalloprotease HtpX yields the protein MSSLLKLRASMIGTLAIIIGLSTLFFTAILHLTVGFNIIWLIIFIIGFNILQWLIAPYLIDAIYRVRPISQSENPEICAKVEQLSQRSGIKTPRLMLARIPIPNAFAYGSPITGTRVAVTEGLMKTLESEEVEAVIGHELGHLKHRDVQVMMFVSILPAIFYFIGYSFIFSSMFGGRSRNNSAGAAAIIGIISIFLYLILTLFTLYLSRLREYYADRHTASIVEDGPRKLSEGLAKIVHESGRIKKRMPKSGHLNSFKALFISDPDRAVSDAKAMAQFRAGDRRLVEEVLQRKVTGVDRFLELFSSHPNIVKRLKALQRLS from the coding sequence ATGAGCTCTCTTCTAAAGCTACGAGCTTCCATGATTGGAACCTTAGCAATTATCATAGGACTTTCCACACTGTTCTTCACAGCTATATTGCATCTAACTGTAGGATTTAACATCATATGGCTAATCATTTTCATAATTGGCTTCAATATACTGCAATGGCTAATTGCACCGTACTTAATTGACGCTATTTACCGAGTACGACCAATTTCACAATCAGAAAACCCCGAAATATGTGCTAAAGTAGAGCAGTTAAGCCAAAGAAGCGGTATCAAAACGCCTCGACTGATGCTGGCACGCATTCCAATTCCAAACGCTTTCGCCTACGGCTCTCCTATTACAGGCACCAGAGTAGCCGTTACAGAAGGGCTAATGAAGACTTTGGAGAGCGAAGAAGTTGAAGCAGTTATTGGCCACGAACTAGGCCACTTGAAACACCGAGACGTGCAAGTGATGATGTTTGTCTCTATCCTACCTGCAATCTTCTACTTCATAGGCTACTCTTTCATATTCTCCTCAATGTTTGGGGGAAGAAGCAGAAACAACAGCGCAGGGGCAGCAGCAATCATCGGAATAATCAGCATCTTCCTATACTTGATACTCACCTTATTCACATTATACCTAAGCCGCTTACGGGAATACTACGCTGACCGCCACACCGCATCTATCGTAGAAGACGGACCGAGAAAACTTTCTGAAGGCTTGGCAAAAATAGTTCACGAAAGCGGACGAATTAAGAAGAGAATGCCAAAATCAGGACATCTAAACTCTTTCAAAGCCCTCTTCATATCTGACCCTGACAGGGCTGTGTCAGACGCGAAGGCAATGGCACAATTCAGAGCAGGCGATAGAAGATTAGTTGAGGAAGTGTTGCAGAGAAAAGTAACGGGCGTAGACAGGTTTCTGGAGTTGTTCTCCAGCCATCCAAACATAGTGAAAAGATTGAAAGCTCTTCAGAGACTCTCATAA